The Porites lutea chromosome 4, jaPorLute2.1, whole genome shotgun sequence genome contains a region encoding:
- the LOC140932858 gene encoding ADP-ribose glycohydrolase OARD1-like has product MFSMLQVYRLVFLSMAESAPLHTRKHKLVSKFSDVTKVSAKDSKIKKLEVVGTEASYKLTERTGNLFSCPDSESLAHCISADVRMGKGIAVSFKTKFGGVDELKSQGQKPGGVAILRRGNRHIYYLVTKEKYFHKPTYPSLQSSLQAMKGHCVSHGVTSLSMPMIGCGLDGLEWPKVRNIIEEVFQDTDINITVYSLPRARWKKT; this is encoded by the exons ATGTTTTCCATGCTGCAAGTTTACAGGCTTGTATTCCTGAGTATGGCCGAGAGCGCTCCATTGCATACAAG AAAGCACAAGTTAGTTTCCAAATTCAGCGATGTTACTAAAGTGTCCGCAAAagacagcaaaataaaaaagctaGAG GTTGTTGGCACTGAAGCATCATATAAGTTGACTGAAAGGACGGGGAATTTATTTTCATGCCCTGATAGTGAATCGCTTGCTCACTGCATCAGTGCGGATGTCAGAATGGGAAAAGGAATAGCTGTTTCCTTTAAGACAAAATTTGGGGGTGTGGATGAGCTTAAATCACAAG ggCAGAAACCAGGAGGTGTGGCAATTCTAAGAAGAGGAAACAGACATATCTACTATCTG gTTACCAAGGAAAAATACTTTCACAAGCCAACATACCCAAGTTTGCAATCATCACTGCAAGCAATGAAGGGTCATTGTGTCAGTCATGGTGTAACAAGCCTGTCAATGCCAATGATTGGTTGCGGTCTAGATGGGCTGGAGTGGCCCAAAGTACGAAACATCATAGAAGAAGTCTTTCAAGATACAGATATCAACATTACAGTTTATAGTTTACCTAGAGCCAGATGGAAAAAGACATAA